A stretch of the Takifugu flavidus isolate HTHZ2018 chromosome 1, ASM371156v2, whole genome shotgun sequence genome encodes the following:
- the arsh gene encoding arylsulfatase D has product MRSFVRVHHVACLLLLVGGDGSEDASVRRPNFVLMMVDDLGIGDVGCYGNNTIRTPNIDRLAAEGVKLTQHIAAAPLCTPSRAAFMTGRYAIRSGMGSTGRVQVLLFLGGSGGLPPSETTFAKRLQQQGYTTGLVGKWHLGVNCERRGDHCHHPNQHGFSYFYGLPFTLFNDCVPGEGSDILADLQKTLRSFTVFLGIGLATLALVRWCGLLDISLRLLVVLFFINILATVLWWTPFKFIPTWNCILMRNQEVVEQPMVVETLPRRLLTEAQQFIKRNVDRPFLLFFSMAHIHTPLFRNPAFSGKSLHGLYGDNIEEVDWMIGKMTETVDSLGLANNTLMYFTSDHGGHLEDSNSRVGQQGGWNSIYRGGKAMGGWEGGIRVPAIFRWPGRLAPGRVVHEPTSLMDLYPTLKYLAGDTQPDRHLDGYDLMPLLEGKIERSEHEFMFHYCGIYLNAVRWHPPGSDSVFKVHFFTPNFSPPGAGGCYHTHVCQCFGKHVTHHDPPLVFDLFQDPSESRPLSPETEPRYSEILAQTAKAVERHRNTLAIRQPPHDATGVSNQMTWEKILWKPWLQPCCGTFPFCGCKEDPSHSV; this is encoded by the exons ATGAG GTCCTTTGTGCGCGTGCACCATGttgcctgtctgctgctgctggtggggggtgATGGCAGTGAGGACGCGTCCGTCCGAAGGCCCAACTttgtgctgatgatggtggacGACCTGGGTATCGGTGATGTGGGTTGCTACGGCAACAACACTATCAG GACGCCCAATATCGACAGACTTGCGGCTGAGGGTGTAAAGTTGACTCAACACATTGCTGCTGCTCCCCTCTGCACGCCAAGCCGCGCCGCCTTCATGACCGGACGCTACGCGATCCGTTCCG GGATGGGCAGCACGGGACGTGTGCAGGTGCTCCTCTTCCTGGGCGGTTCAGGAGGACTGCCTCCTAGCGAGACCACCTTTGCTAAGAGGCTACAGCAGCAAGGGTACACCACTGGCCTAGTGG GTAAGTGGCACTTGGGAGTGAACTGTGAGCGCAGAGGGGACCACTGCCACCACCCAAACCAGCACGGCTTCAGCTACTTCTATGGCCTCCCCTTCACCCTGTTCAACGACTGTGTGCCTGGGGAGGGCAGCGACATCCTGGCAGACCTGCAGAAAACACTCCGAAGCTTCACCGTTTTTCTGGGCATCGGACTGGCAACGCTG GCATTAGTCCGCTGGTGCGGCCTCCTTGATATCAGCCTGCGGTTGCTGGTGgtgcttttttttatcaatatCCTGGCAACCGTTCTGTGGTGGACGCCTTTTAAATTCATCCCGACCTGGAACTGCATCCTCATGAGAAACCAGGAGGTGGTCGAGCAGCCGATGGTGGTGGAGACGCTGCCCCGGAGGCTGCTGACGGAAGCCCAACAGTTTATTAAAAG GAACGTTGATCGTccgttcctcctcttcttttcaaTGGCTCACATCCACACGCCGCTCTTCAGAAATCCAGCCTTCAGTGGCAAAAGTCTTCACGGTCTCTACGGCGACAACATTGAAGAGGTGGACTGGATGATTG GGAAAATGACAGAGACGGTGGACTCGCTCGGTCTCGCCAACAACACTTTGATGTACTTCACGTCGGACCACGGTGGACACCTCGAGGACTCTAATTCCCGAGTAGGCCAGCAAGGGGGCTGGAACAGCATCTATAGAG GTGGAAAAGCGATGGGGGGGTGGGAAGGTGGGATCAGGGTGCCTGCTATTTTCCGCTGGCCTGGCAGACTTGCGCCTGGAAGAGTAGTGCACGAGCCCACCAGTCTCATGGACCTCTATCCAACACTGAAATATCTGGCTGGAGACACCCAGCCTGACAG ACATTTAGATGGCTATGACCTGATGCCACTCTTGGAGGGGAAGATTGAGAGATCAGAGCATGAATTCATGTTCCATTACTGTGGAATCTACCTGAATGCTGTACGCTGGCATCCACCTGGAA GTGACTCTGTCTTTAAGGTGCACTTTTTCACTCCTAACTTTTCCCCACCTGGTGCCGGTGGATGCTACCACACCCACGTCTGCCAGTGCTTCGGGAAGCACGTGACCCACCACGACCCGCCTCTGGTCTTTGACCTTTTCCAGGATCCCTCTGAGTCCCGCCCACTGTCCCCCGAGACCGAGCCGCGATACTCTGAGATCCTCGCGCAGACGGCCAAAGCTGTGGAACGGCATCGAAACACCCTCGCAATCAGGCAGCCACCTCATGATGCCACCGGGGTTTCAAACCAAATGACGTGGGAAAAGATTCTGTGGAAACCCTGGCTCCAGCCGTGCTGTGGGACTTTTCCCTTCTGTGGCTGCAAAGAGGACCCCTCGCATtcagtataa